The uncultured Methanolobus sp. sequence GAGGTCAAAATGATTGTCTGCATGCAGAACAAGCTCCTTCTCATTGTGAATATCCCTATTTTCAGTTGAAGATAATTGAGATGTGATAGCATCTTCAAAGCTTGTAATGCCTGAAATGCAATCGCTTAGTTTAAGTTGAATTGAGCTAATATGAGATTTGAAAGTGGATATAATATAGTTTGTCACAAAACTATATTCACTTTCATAATATATATTTATTGTTATTAATTAGCTCAGGCTCTGCAACCCCAAAGTTTTTGACAGCCCCAAAACTATAATTGTAGGAACACAGAGTAACGACCCAATTGCAGGTAGATACCGTGATAACTGTAAAGAATCTCTCAAAGAATTTTGGTGATACAAAAGCCGTTGATGCTGTAAACCTTGAAGTTAAAAAAGGTGAATTATTCGGTCTTCTGGGTCCGAATGGTTCAGGCAAAACAACAATGATAAAAATGCTCACCGGCCAGATCAAACCTACTGAAGGTGAAGTATCAGTGCATGGCATTGATGTTCTTGCTAAACCTCTGAGAGTAAAGGAGCTTACCGGTATCATTCCCGAACAGGAAACACCACCAAGTTTCCTGACCGCTGAAGAATACCTGTATTTCGTTGCTAAAATAAGGAAGCTTGAAGATTTTGAAGATAAATGTGAGTGGTGGTTTTCGTATCTTGATTTTGCAGGCCAGAAGGATGTGCTCTGCAAAGACCTTTCCCGTGGAACAAGACAAAAACTGATGCTTGCACAGGCGTTCCTGCATGAACCTGAGCTTGTGATAATCGATGAACCTCTCATCAACCTTGACCCGCTGATGCAGCGCAAGGTCAAGGATTTCCTGAAGGATTATGTAAGCAAAGGAGGCACGGTTTTCATATCGACCCACATTCTGGAGATTGCCAGGGAAATATGCAGCAGCATGGGTATAATCTACAAGGGAAAGCTGGTCTTCTCAGGAAATATGGACGACTCCGCAATTGGTGACAGGCCACTTGAAGATTTCTTCCTTGAACTTGTTAACTGAGGTGCCGGTAATGTTTGAGCTGTTCAGGAGCATGATGAAGGAAGAATGGAGGATGCACTCTGCATTCTTCGGAGATAGGGGATTTGCTCTCTTTCCGGTTGTGATAGCAGCAGTTTCCATGTTACTTTCACTTTCCATGATAATATTCTGGAGGATAATCAGCCAGACCGATGTGCTGCTGGGAATTCATTACCTGTTACTTTTCATGGGTTTAATGGTGGGAGGTTTTGGCCTGCTTGGCAGGGAGGTCATGAACAGAAGATTTGGACAGGCAAGTCTTCTGGCTTACTCATCAAGGACACTTCCAATATCAGAGAGAGTCATTTTTGCTAATTTCATTGTCAAGGATGTTGTTTATTATTTCTTCCTGTATGTGCTGCCATTCACAGTAGGATTTGTGGCAGGAGCAATCATTATTGATATCCATTATCCGTTTTTCCTGTTTCTATTGACCCTGTTTTTGTCATTCTGTATCGGGCTTTCATTTGTATTCTTACTATCCACTATCTATGCAAATCCGGGAAAGAAGGCTCTTTTCCTGTTAATATTGATTCCTGTATTGTTCCTGATTTTCTTCAAGGGACTCGAATTTGATGTATTCTACAGGCTTTCATCATTTGTTCTCTATACTGAGCCTTCCCTGAAAGTTCTGATTACCTGTTTAGCTCTTGTTCTAGTACCATCGGCAATATCCCTGATATTCCTGAAAGTGGATTACCCACAATCTCAGAAACATTACAGAAATCAGTTCAGGAAGATTTCTGACAGATTGAATTTCTATGCTTACTCTCATTTTATGACAAAGGATTATCTGGATTTCAGTCGAAGTGAAGGTGGTGCCGGAAAGATCATATTCTCCTTCCTTGTACCGGTTTTGCTGGTATGGCTGTTCCTGCCACAGTTGCTTAAAGCTGTTCCAGGGCTGGATACACTTGTGGTTTTTGCAGTGGTAGTAGGCATGATGGCGTCTTCCATGTATAGCTGGCTGGTTGAGTTCGACATGTTCAGTTCGTACTCTTTCCTTCCGTTAACGGTTGTTGATGTTCTCAGAAGCAAGCTCAACAGTTATTCGCTGCTCAATGTGATTCCTTTTCTGGTGGTTGTGGCGGCGACTATCTATGCAGGAAGGTTGCTTGATATTGTTCATATCATCTTGCTTTTTGTTGCAATTTCAATGTATGTTGTTTCGGTGACTGTTTACCTGACCGGTCTTAACACAACATT is a genomic window containing:
- a CDS encoding ABC transporter ATP-binding protein, which produces MQVDTVITVKNLSKNFGDTKAVDAVNLEVKKGELFGLLGPNGSGKTTMIKMLTGQIKPTEGEVSVHGIDVLAKPLRVKELTGIIPEQETPPSFLTAEEYLYFVAKIRKLEDFEDKCEWWFSYLDFAGQKDVLCKDLSRGTRQKLMLAQAFLHEPELVIIDEPLINLDPLMQRKVKDFLKDYVSKGGTVFISTHILEIAREICSSMGIIYKGKLVFSGNMDDSAIGDRPLEDFFLELVN